Part of the Streptomyces sp. HSG2 genome, GTGGCCGCGGCGTGGGTCGCCGAAGAGGCGGTCGCAGAGCAGGCCGGTGGCGGCGCCGTACGCGAAGACGCGTTCGGCTCCCACGGGTTCAGCCGATGGGAGGGAGGTGGGGGGTGGTGCTGGGGGGGCCGGATGGGCAGCCGCGCATGGCGTTGTGTCCTCACTCAGGGTGTCCACGCCCTGGATCGACGAGACCGGCGGCGAGAGTTCCTGGCTCCCGGGGACACACCCCGGTCACAGTGGCGGGACCGCGCCGGATTCGCACCGGCTTCCTCTCCTGCCGCCGTACTGGCCCGGGAAGTCCACCACGGGCCGCGAACGGTCGTCAACCCGCCGTTGACCTGCGGCGGGGGAGTGTGCGAAGCCCCACATCCGGGGCGCGCGAACGCCGAAGGGGTGCGGGACGTGGTGGTGTGTCCCGCACCCGGTCGCTCCGTGTCCGGTCGAACGACCGGCCGGTGGTCAGGCGACGATCAGGTAGATCCCGTAGGCCACCGCGCCCGCGCACGCGGCGAAGCAGGCGTAGGCGCCGGCGAGGGACAGGGCCGTGCCTGCCCCCTGGGTGGTGGCGCGTTCGCGCCGCGCCAGGCCGGCGATGCCGAGGGTGAAGAGGCCCACCAGGGCCACCGTGGCCACCAGGCTGACTCCGAAGACGGAGCCGAGGGCCGCCCAGTCGATCTTCATGCTGCTCTCCTGCGCTAGCGGACGGCGGTGGCCGAGGCGCTCTCGACCTCGGGTGAGGCGGTCGGGCTCGGGATGGTGACCCCGTGGTCGCCGGCGACGGTGGGCGGCGGGACGACGGCGGCCATGGCGTTGGTCACCACGTCCGGCTCGACGGCGGTGTGCTCGTTGACATTCGTGTGGTCGACCACCTCGCGGCGGGAGATCCGCCAGATCGCGGCGCTGGAGACGACCAGGAAGCCCGCGACGAGGGCGGTGCCCCAGGATCCGAACCCGGTGATCCACTCGGCGAGCGCGGCGACCAGCGCCGCCGCCGGCAGCGTCAGCCCCCACGCCACGAACATGCGGGTCGCGGTGGACCATCGCACGACGCCGCCCTTGCGGCCCAGGCCCGCGCCCATCACGGCGCCGGAGACCGAGTGGGTGGTGGAGAGGGAGAAACCGAGGTGGGAGGAGGCCAGGATGACCGTCGCCGCGCTGGTCTGCGCGGTGAATCCCTGCTGCGGTTGGAGGTCGGTGAGGCCCCTGCCCATCGTCCGGATGATGCGCCAGCCGCCCAGGTAGGTACCGAGGGCGATGGCGATGCCGGCGGAGAGGATGACCCACAGGGGCGGGTCGGAGTCGGGGGCCAGGGTGCCGCCAGCGACCAGGGCCAGCGTGATGATGCCCATCGTCTTCTGCGCGTCGTTCGTCCCGTGCGCCAGGGAGACCAGCCCGGCGGAGGCGATCTGGCCGGCGCGGTAGCCCTTCTCGGAGGCGCGGGTCTCGGCGGATCGGCGGCCCAGGCGGTAGATGAGCCGCGTGCCGATCAGAGCGGCGACACCGGCGACGAGCGGCGCGGCCAGGGCCGGGATGAGGACCTTGGTGACGAGCACGTCGCCGTGGACGGCTCCGACACCGGCCGAGGCGACCGTGGCACCGATCAGGCCGCCCATCAGGGCGTGGGAGGAACTGGAGGGGAGCCCGACCAACCAGGTGAGCAGGTTCCACAGGATCGCGCCGACCAGGGCGGCGAAGATGACCTCGGGTCGGATGCCGGCCTCGTCGACGAGGCCCTTGGAGATGGTGTTGGCGACCTCGACCGAGAGGAAGGCGCCGACGAGGTTCAACACGGCGGACATGGCGACGGCGACCTTGGGCCTGAGGGCGCCCGTGGAAATGGTCGTGGCCATCGCGTTGGCGGTGTCGTGGAAACCGTTCGTGAAATCGAACGCGAGTGCGGTTATCACCACTATCGCGAGGATCAGCGAGAAGCTTTCCATTTACCCAGGCAATCGTTCGAGGTCGTTGGCCGGATGAACGTAGGTAACCTGGGTGAACGGAAGGTGAACTGATGGGGGTTTCGCGGTGTCCTGCGGCGGGGTTCCGGCCACCGCTCGCGTCGCGCCCGGGGCGGCACCCCCTCCCGGCCCCTCCGACCCCCCGGAATTCCGGGGTCGCCGCCGTCGGCCACCCCCGATCCCCGGCCATTCGGGGAACCCCGGGAGACGCTCGTCACCCCTCGCGCGCCGCCCCGCTTCGGCGTACGGTCGCGTCGGCGGGGCGCGCGGGTCGCCCCCGAGGAGGCGCGGTGGGCGGGCGAACGAGCATACGGCGCGCGCGGGTGGATGAGGCCCGCGCCCGGGAGGCGGTCGTGGCGACCGCCCGGCGCACCGTCGCCGACGGTCTCGTCGTCGGCACCTCGGGCAACGTCTCGGCGAGAGTGGGGGACACGATCCTCGTCACCCCGTCCGGGGTGCCCTACGACACCCTCGACGCCGAGGACGTCACCGGCGTGGACCTCGACGGCCGCCAGGTGCTCGGCACCCTCGCCCCGACCAGCGAGCTGCCGACGCACCTCGCCGTGTACCGGGGGACCGACGCGCGGGCCGTGGTGCACACCCACGCCGTGCACGCCACGGCGGTCTCCACCCTCGTCGCCGAGTTGCCGCCCGTCCACTACATGGCGGCGACGCTCGGCGGGCCCGTCCGGGTCGCCCCGTACGCCACCTACGGTACGGAGGAACTGGCCGACCACGTGCTCCGCGCGCTGGCCGACCGCTCCGCGTGCCTCATGCGCAACCACGGGACGCTGACCCACGGCGCCGACCTGGAACAGGCGTTTCACCGCACCGCGCAACTGGAGTGGATGTGCCGGGTGTGGTTGGCGGCTTCCTCGGTGCCCGGGTCGGCCCCGTCCCTGCTGACCCCGGGCCAGTTGTCGCAGGCCGCCGAACGACTGCGCGGCTACGGCCCGGACGCCTGAGCCCGCCTTGTAACCCGGCGGACCGAGGAGCCGCTCACCGGGAAAGTCCGGCCGGCCGGCGTGGTCCCGCTCCGGGGACCCGCGGCGGGACGTCACCCGCCCGCGTCGTGCGCTGGCGGTTCGCCGCCGCCGTCGGGAGACTGGGCCGCGTGCGCACTGCCCCCGTGACGGCCGCGGCCGTCGGCGCGGTCCTGGCGGCCGGCGCGGCGGGTCTCGCCGCGGGCCGGCTCGCCGGCGACGCCGCGCTCAAGGTCTCGCCCGACCGCCCGATGCCCACCGAGCCCCGGCTCACCGTGCACGGCACCGCCGCCGGCCGGATCACCCTGACCAGGGATCCCGCCGCCCTGCGCCCCGGGCGGTACGGCCTGGTGGGCGACGCGGGCCGCGCGGTCGTCGGCGACGTCCTGCCGGGCGCCGCCCGCCCGGACACCGTGGTCCGGCGTCTCGAACACCTCGTCCACGGGACTCTCGCGGCGGGCGACCGCGTCTGGCTCACCCCCGCGCTCCACGTCGGCACCCCCCGCACGGCCCTCGACCTGGACCATCGGGACATCGAGATCGCGGGCGACCTCGGTCCGCTGCCCGCCTGGTTCGTCCCCGGCACCCGAGGGACCTGGGTGATCGCCGCGCACGGGCTGCCGGCCGGCCGCGAGCACGCCATGAACCTCATGCACCCCCTGCACCGGATGCGCCTGCCGGTCCTGGCCCTCGCCCACCGAGGGGACCCGGGCGCCCCCCGCCCGCCCCAGGGACTCCACCGCTTCGGCGAGTCGGAGTGGCGCGATCTGGACGCGGCCGTCCGTCACGCTCTGGCCCACGGGGCGCGCCGGGTCGTCCTCCTCGGGTGGTCCACCGGGGCCACCATGGCGCTGCGGGTCTCGGCCCGCTCGGAGGCCCGCGACGCCGTCGCCGGTCTCGTCCTGGACTCCCCGGTGCTGGACTGGGGGGCCACCGTGCGGGCGCTGGCGACGGCCCGGGGGGCGCCGCGGGCCCTGATGCCCCTGGCCGTCCGCTCGGTGCAGGGTCGCGCGGGCCTGCCGGCGGCCGGTTCCCCGGAGCGCTCCCGAAGCGACCACCCGGCCGTGCCGGTCCTCGTCTTCCACGGACCCGGGGACCGGGTCGCGCCTTGGGAGTCCTCGCGACGGCTGGCCGACGCCAACCCCACGCGGGTCTCGCTCCACACCGTCCGGGACGCCCCGCACGCGGCCATGTGGAACGCCGACCCGCGGGGCTACGAGGAGACCCTGCGTCGCTTCCTGACGCCGCTGATGTGAGCGGGGCGGGCGTCGCGTCGCGCCCCCTCGCTCCCGGGCGGGCCCGCCCCGCCCCGGGGTCGCCCGGCTCCCGCGCTCCGCCCGCGCGGTCACCCCGGGCCGGTATCCCGTTTGGGATTTCGGTCCGTCAACCGCGAGACTGCCCCCGTGACGTCCCGTATCCCGCGCGACTCCAGGCTCCGAATCGTCCGTCCCCGACCCCTGGCCGCCGCTCCGCGAGCGGTGAACCAGCGCCGTTCCCGCCGCCCGGCGCCTCGACCACCCGAGGGCACTCCGGCCCGCTCCGAGCTGGCCGGCACGGCTCGCGCGGGCCTTGCCGACGCGGTCCGTGTCGCCCGCTGGGCCGAGGCCACGCTCGGCCCCGGCCAGGGTGTCGGGGACCCCGAGGGCCCCGCCCGCCTCTCCGCTCCCACCGCCGAGCGGGCCGCGCGCGAGCTGGGCCTGACCCCGGGCAGGGTCCGTGCCTGCTGGGACACCGCCCGCCTGGCCGGGCTGGTCGAGGTGCACGGCGACCGAGCCCGTCCCGGTTGGCGGTTGCGCGCCTGGGACCGGGACGACAGCGCGGTCCTCCGCGGCTGGGTCGCGCTCTTCGACGCCTGGTCGCTGGCCCACCCCGAGCCGGCCGGCCACGAACCCGCCGCCGTCGCCGAGGTGGTGACGGCCATGCCGCAGGTCCTGTCCTTCCTTCAGCTCTCCGCCGGGCCGGTGCCCGTGGCGCAGTTGCTGGACCTGCTGCGCCAGCGGGTCGGCGAACTGCGGACCGAGCGCTGTGAGGTACCGCCCGGGCCCCGTCCCGAGCCCGTCCTGCGGTCCGCTCTCGCGTCCCTCCTGGACTGGGCCTTGAACGCCCTCGGCGCGGTCGGTGCGCTCACCTGCGAGGAGGGGCAGGCGACCCTGACGCCTCTGGGGAGTTGGGCGGTCTGGGTCAAGCTGGAGCAGATCTGCGTCGCCGCCCAGAGCCCGGCGGGCAACATCGAGCGGTCCGCGCCGGAGATGCTCCGCGGCTGCGCCCAACTCCGCCCCCACGCGGCCCGCGCGGAGTACCGGGCCTGGCTCGCGGTCCGCGCCGTCGGCAACGCGGTCGCCGAACTCCTCGCCGCCGCCCGCGGCGAGGACGCCCTCCTGCGTGGCCTGGCCTTCGAGGCGTTGCGCGTGGTCGGTGCCCCGGCCGAGCCGGACGTGCGGGCCGTGCTGGACGAGCCCACCCTGCGCCCCTACGCCCTGCTGTGGCTCGCCGAACACGATGGGGTCGACCCCGAGGACGCCCACGAGGCCCTCACGCGGGCCGAGGCGACCTGGCTCTGGGTGGACACCGCCGCGGCCGTCGCCGATCACGGGGAGGCCCCGCTGCTCGTCACGCACCTGGAGTCGGCGGTACAACCCACCGTGCCGGCACTGCTGGAAGAGGTCCGGGCCGTGGGACACCCGCGCACCGTGCAGGTCCTGGTGGCCCTGGCCGCCGCCCATCCCGATCCGGCGCTCGCCAAGGCGGCCCGCCGCGCTGCCTTCCAGGTCCACGTCGGAGGCGGTTGAGGGGTCCGGGGAGCGGCGGGGCGGCAGGCACGCATCCCGTCGCGCCCCGCGTGCCGCCCGCCCGGGACTCGCCGACCCCGCGCCGGCCGCCCTCGGCCCCCGCCCCGGCGGCTCGGGCCGCCCGGTCGCCACGATCACGGCCGGAAATGGGTTTGCGGTACCCCGCTAGACTGGCCCCCATGGCCAAGCTCCTCGTGCATTAGCCCCGGGCTCGACCCCGTCGCCCGTCCCGCCCTTCCCAACCGCCCTGGAGTCTGTCCGTGATCTCCGCTTCCGGCATCGAGCTGCGCGCCGGTGCCCGTGTGCTCATCGAAAGCGCCACCTTCCGCGTCGCCAAGGGCGACCGGATCGGGCTGGTCGGCCGCAACGGCGCCGGCAAGACCACGCTCACCAAGTGCCTCGCCGGCGAGGGTGTCCCCGCCGGCGGCACGATCACCCGCTCCGGCGAGGTCGGCTACCTTCCGCAGGATCCCCGCACCGGCGACCTCGACGTCCTGGCCCGCGACCGTGTCCTGTCGGCCAGGGGCCTGGACACCTTGATCCGGAAGATGCGGGAGAACGAGCAGCGCATCGCGAACGGCACCGGAGCGACCCGGGAGAAGGCACTCCGGCAGTACGAGCGCCAGGAGACGGAGTTCCTGACCAAGGGCGGTTACGCGGCCGAGGCGGAGGCGGCCACCATCGCCGCCGCGCTCAACCTGCCGGACCGGGCCCTCGACCAGCCCCTCCACACGCTGTCCGGAGGGCAGCGGCGCCGCATCGAGCTGGCCCGCATCCTCTTCTCCGACGCGGACACGCTGCTGCTGGACGAACCGACCAACCACCTCGACGCCGACTCGATCGTCTGGCTGCGGGACTATCTCAAGTCCTACCGAGGCGGCTTCGTCGTGATCTCCCACGATGTCGACCTCGTCGAGACCGTCGTCAACAAGGTGTTCTACCTGGACGCCAACCGGGCGCGGATCGACATCTACAACATGGGGTGGCGGCTCTACCAGCAGCAGCGCGAGGCGGACGAGAAGCGCCGCCGACGCGAGCGGGCGAACGCGGAGAAGAAGGCCGCGGCCCTCAACGCCCAAGCCGACAAGATGCGCGCCAAGGCCACCAAGACGGTCGCCGCGCAGAACATGGCGCGGCGCGCCGAGAAGCTGCTCTCCGGGCTGGAGGAGGTCCGGCAGCAGGACAAGGTCGCCAAGCTACGCTTCCCCGAGCCGGCGCCCTGCG contains:
- a CDS encoding alpha/beta fold hydrolase — translated: MRTAPVTAAAVGAVLAAGAAGLAAGRLAGDAALKVSPDRPMPTEPRLTVHGTAAGRITLTRDPAALRPGRYGLVGDAGRAVVGDVLPGAARPDTVVRRLEHLVHGTLAAGDRVWLTPALHVGTPRTALDLDHRDIEIAGDLGPLPAWFVPGTRGTWVIAAHGLPAGREHAMNLMHPLHRMRLPVLALAHRGDPGAPRPPQGLHRFGESEWRDLDAAVRHALAHGARRVVLLGWSTGATMALRVSARSEARDAVAGLVLDSPVLDWGATVRALATARGAPRALMPLAVRSVQGRAGLPAAGSPERSRSDHPAVPVLVFHGPGDRVAPWESSRRLADANPTRVSLHTVRDAPHAAMWNADPRGYEETLRRFLTPLM
- a CDS encoding ABC-F family ATP-binding cassette domain-containing protein, yielding MISASGIELRAGARVLIESATFRVAKGDRIGLVGRNGAGKTTLTKCLAGEGVPAGGTITRSGEVGYLPQDPRTGDLDVLARDRVLSARGLDTLIRKMRENEQRIANGTGATREKALRQYERQETEFLTKGGYAAEAEAATIAAALNLPDRALDQPLHTLSGGQRRRIELARILFSDADTLLLDEPTNHLDADSIVWLRDYLKSYRGGFVVISHDVDLVETVVNKVFYLDANRARIDIYNMGWRLYQQQREADEKRRRRERANAEKKAAALNAQADKMRAKATKTVAAQNMARRAEKLLSGLEEVRQQDKVAKLRFPEPAPCGKTPLTAEGLSKWYGSLEIFTDVDLAIDKGSRVVILGLNGAGKTTLLRLLAGVEQPDTGAVVPGHGLKLGYYAQEHETLDPERTVLENMRSSAPDMDLVEVRKVLGSFLFSGDDVDKPAGVLSGGEKTRLALATLVVSSANVLLLDEPTNNLDPASREEILGALRTYRGAVVLVTHDEGAVDALQPERIILLPDGVEDLWGADYADLVALA
- a CDS encoding inorganic phosphate transporter, producing MESFSLILAIVVITALAFDFTNGFHDTANAMATTISTGALRPKVAVAMSAVLNLVGAFLSVEVANTISKGLVDEAGIRPEVIFAALVGAILWNLLTWLVGLPSSSSHALMGGLIGATVASAGVGAVHGDVLVTKVLIPALAAPLVAGVAALIGTRLIYRLGRRSAETRASEKGYRAGQIASAGLVSLAHGTNDAQKTMGIITLALVAGGTLAPDSDPPLWVILSAGIAIALGTYLGGWRIIRTMGRGLTDLQPQQGFTAQTSAATVILASSHLGFSLSTTHSVSGAVMGAGLGRKGGVVRWSTATRMFVAWGLTLPAAALVAALAEWITGFGSWGTALVAGFLVVSSAAIWRISRREVVDHTNVNEHTAVEPDVVTNAMAAVVPPPTVAGDHGVTIPSPTASPEVESASATAVR
- a CDS encoding class II aldolase/adducin family protein, whose protein sequence is MDEARAREAVVATARRTVADGLVVGTSGNVSARVGDTILVTPSGVPYDTLDAEDVTGVDLDGRQVLGTLAPTSELPTHLAVYRGTDARAVVHTHAVHATAVSTLVAELPPVHYMAATLGGPVRVAPYATYGTEELADHVLRALADRSACLMRNHGTLTHGADLEQAFHRTAQLEWMCRVWLAASSVPGSAPSLLTPGQLSQAAERLRGYGPDA